The following coding sequences are from one Candidatus Nitronereus thalassa window:
- a CDS encoding efflux transporter outer membrane subunit encodes MMWFRIINNPRLIFLIGSLLALSACSVGREYHTPKTETLAQDKFLEQDQGRFRATEPVAAWWRQLGDDQLTLLVEQGLEHNLDIQIALANLQEARFLLSETTFDRFPTVETQGKVTRQLQSKEAIFPPFGNRTQTTYNAGFDAFWELNLFGRVSQRIAASEANLEAREADLDATYVTIAAEVARTYVELRGGQYRLEVARRNADNQQQTYNLTKDLFEAGASDGLDMERARTQLELTKSTIPPLEAEVNSAMNRLAVLTGQPPTTFHVMLQSVEPLPSIPTTVDVGDPMALLQRRPDIRAAERDLASAVAEYNVNVTDLYPNVTVKGSLGFSSTSISDLVTGSAGTYLIGPQINWAAFNLGRVFARIDAADARAKARLASFEKTVLRALEETESAMVNFSRQEQSRARLQDAAVSSAKAAKFAEERFDAGIDNFLDVLVAQATMLEAQDRLANSEINVALNLVAIYKALGGGWQVKTPSTNLSTDVAVVPTATRQDIVDSFMQKVPTSKGQ; translated from the coding sequence ATGATGTGGTTCCGAATAATTAATAATCCCAGGCTCATATTCCTGATCGGAAGTCTGCTGGCATTGTCGGCCTGCTCCGTTGGGAGGGAATACCACACACCGAAAACCGAGACCTTGGCTCAAGACAAATTCTTGGAACAAGACCAGGGACGTTTTCGCGCAACGGAACCAGTTGCCGCATGGTGGCGACAATTGGGGGATGACCAACTTACCTTGTTGGTGGAACAGGGGCTTGAGCATAACCTGGATATTCAAATTGCCCTCGCAAATCTGCAAGAAGCTCGCTTCTTGTTGAGTGAGACCACTTTCGATCGTTTTCCCACAGTGGAAACTCAAGGAAAAGTGACACGCCAATTACAAAGTAAAGAAGCGATATTTCCGCCATTTGGCAACCGGACGCAGACCACCTATAACGCCGGGTTTGATGCATTCTGGGAACTCAATTTGTTTGGCCGTGTCAGCCAGCGAATCGCCGCATCCGAAGCCAATTTAGAGGCACGGGAGGCAGATCTTGATGCCACCTATGTCACGATCGCTGCGGAAGTCGCTCGAACCTATGTAGAACTCCGTGGTGGGCAATACCGTCTCGAGGTCGCGAGGCGAAACGCGGACAATCAACAACAGACCTACAACCTGACAAAGGACTTGTTTGAAGCCGGCGCCAGTGACGGGCTGGACATGGAACGCGCACGAACGCAATTAGAATTGACCAAGTCCACAATTCCACCACTCGAAGCCGAAGTGAACTCGGCCATGAACCGCCTTGCAGTGCTGACCGGACAACCCCCAACGACGTTTCATGTAATGTTACAGTCCGTAGAGCCGCTTCCGTCCATTCCCACCACCGTCGACGTTGGAGACCCAATGGCCCTGCTTCAACGCCGGCCGGATATCCGGGCAGCCGAGCGAGACCTTGCAAGCGCAGTTGCGGAATATAATGTGAACGTGACGGATCTCTATCCTAATGTCACGGTTAAAGGAAGTCTTGGGTTTTCCTCGACGTCGATTTCCGATCTCGTCACAGGATCAGCAGGAACATATCTCATCGGCCCACAAATCAACTGGGCCGCATTCAACCTTGGCCGTGTCTTCGCTAGGATAGATGCCGCAGATGCGCGGGCCAAGGCCCGCTTGGCGTCCTTTGAAAAAACCGTATTGCGAGCTCTGGAAGAAACTGAATCCGCGATGGTTAATTTTTCCCGGCAGGAACAAAGCCGCGCACGCCTCCAAGACGCCGCGGTCTCAAGCGCGAAGGCCGCAAAGTTTGCAGAGGAACGATTCGACGCTGGAATTGATAATTTTCTGGATGTACTCGTCGCTCAGGCGACGATGCTGGAAGCGCAAGATCGTTTGGCTAACAGCGAGATTAATGTTGCGTTGAATTTGGTGGCAATTTATAAAGCCCTCGGTGGCGGATGGCAGGTAAAAACTCCCTCGACCAACCTATCGACCGATGTAGCTGTCGTCCCCACCGCTACGCGACAAGACATTGTTGATTCGTTTATGCAGAAGGTGCCTACATCAAAAGGCCAGTAA